In Streptomyces sp. P3, one DNA window encodes the following:
- a CDS encoding glucose-1-phosphate thymidylyltransferase, with translation MKALVLAGGSGSRLRPITHTSSKQLVPVANKPILFYGLESIAAAGITDVGVIVGSTAPEIEAAVGDGSAFGLTVTYIPQSEPLGLAHAVLVAESFLGDDDFVMYLGDNFVLDGITDVVDEFRKDPRDAQVLLTRVSNPTAFGVAVTDDNGNVLVLEEKPRKPRSDLAVAGVYLFTAAVHEAVRAVQPSPRGELEITDALQWMIDQGMEVRSTVITGYWKDTGNVTDMLEVNRTLLERLQPCVNGYVDDESEIIGRVRIEAGAEVRRSRIVGPVIIGAGSVVSDSYVGPSTSVAENCRISHSEIEYSIVLRESSFDRIRRVAASLVGRNVKVAVAPGLPATHRLVIGDHGHVQLSS, from the coding sequence GTGAAGGCTCTCGTGCTCGCGGGGGGATCAGGTTCACGACTGCGACCGATCACCCACACGTCCAGCAAGCAATTGGTCCCGGTCGCCAACAAACCGATCCTCTTCTACGGTCTCGAATCCATCGCCGCCGCGGGCATCACCGACGTCGGCGTCATCGTCGGCAGCACCGCCCCGGAAATCGAGGCAGCCGTCGGTGACGGCTCCGCCTTCGGCCTGACCGTCACCTACATCCCGCAGAGCGAACCCCTGGGGCTCGCCCACGCCGTGCTCGTCGCCGAATCCTTCCTGGGCGACGACGACTTCGTCATGTACCTCGGTGACAACTTCGTGCTCGACGGCATCACCGACGTCGTCGACGAGTTCCGCAAGGACCCACGCGACGCCCAGGTGCTGCTCACCCGGGTGAGCAATCCCACGGCCTTCGGCGTGGCGGTCACCGACGACAACGGCAACGTCCTCGTGCTCGAGGAGAAACCGCGCAAGCCGCGCAGCGACCTGGCCGTCGCCGGCGTGTACCTCTTCACGGCGGCCGTCCACGAAGCGGTGCGGGCCGTCCAGCCGTCCCCCCGCGGCGAGCTGGAGATCACCGACGCGCTGCAGTGGATGATCGACCAGGGAATGGAGGTCCGTTCCACGGTCATCACCGGTTACTGGAAGGACACCGGCAACGTCACCGACATGCTGGAGGTCAACCGCACCCTCCTCGAACGCCTCCAGCCCTGTGTCAACGGCTACGTCGACGACGAGAGCGAGATCATCGGACGTGTCCGGATCGAGGCGGGCGCCGAGGTCCGGCGCTCCCGCATCGTCGGTCCCGTGATCATCGGCGCCGGCAGCGTCGTCAGCGACTCGTACGTGGGCCCCTCCACGTCGGTCGCGGAGAACTGCCGTATCTCCCACAGCGAGATCGAGTACTCGATCGTGCTGCGGGAGTCGTCCTTCGACCGGATCCGGCGTGTGGCGGCCTCCCTCGTCGGCCGCAACGTCAAAGTCGCCGTCGCCCCCGGACTGCCTGCCACCCACCGCCTCGTCATAGGCGATCACGGGCACGTCCAGCTCTCGTCATGA
- a CDS encoding futalosine hydrolase: protein MTAVRLLVVTAVRAERDAVARGLGPAPAVECGALPGREMLRINCTGDASSAPADRTAAGRGPVRHRELVADLVAAGVGPAAAAAATDAALTAAAVRGDGYHLVVSTGIAGGFAPVADVGSVVVADRVIAADLGCETPDGFLSMDCLGFGACEHACAPHLSAAVARVLGAVHAPVLTVSTVTGTEERAQRLRRRHGAAAEAMEGFGVAEAATVHGVPLLELRTVSNAVGPRDRAAWRIPDALTALQDAFAVLHTVLARGAPPPYV from the coding sequence ATGACCGCCGTACGCCTCCTCGTCGTCACCGCGGTACGAGCCGAACGCGACGCCGTGGCGCGGGGTCTGGGCCCTGCCCCTGCGGTCGAGTGCGGCGCCCTGCCGGGCCGCGAGATGCTCCGGATCAACTGCACCGGGGACGCCTCGTCCGCGCCGGCCGACCGCACGGCGGCGGGCCGGGGTCCCGTCCGTCACCGGGAGCTCGTCGCCGACCTGGTGGCAGCGGGAGTGGGCCCCGCAGCCGCGGCCGCGGCGACCGACGCGGCACTCACCGCGGCGGCCGTCCGGGGCGACGGATACCACCTGGTCGTCTCGACAGGCATCGCGGGGGGCTTCGCGCCGGTCGCCGACGTCGGTTCCGTCGTCGTCGCCGACCGCGTCATAGCCGCAGACCTCGGCTGCGAGACCCCGGACGGATTCCTGTCCATGGACTGTCTCGGCTTCGGAGCCTGCGAGCACGCCTGCGCACCCCACCTCTCCGCCGCCGTCGCCCGGGTCCTCGGCGCCGTCCACGCCCCCGTCCTGACCGTCTCCACCGTCACCGGTACCGAGGAACGCGCCCAGCGCCTACGGCGACGCCACGGAGCCGCGGCCGAGGCGATGGAGGGCTTCGGCGTCGCCGAGGCCGCGACCGTCCACGGCGTCCCGCTGCTGGAACTGCGCACCGTCTCCAACGCCGTCGGCCCCCGCGACCGTGCCGCCTGGCGCATCCCCGACGCCCTGACGGCGCTTCAGGACGCCTTCGCGGTCCTGCACACCGTTCTCGCCCGGGGCGCCCCACCGCCGTACGTCTGA